GCCTGCCGAGTTCGAGGAGAACTTCCGGCAGTATGGGGCCCAGGGGTACGCCATGGTCATCGGCAACGGCTTCGAGTACCAGGAGCCGGCAGCACGCGTGGCTGGCTCATATCCACGCACCAACTACGTCATCACCTCAGGGCGAGCCACCGCCGCCAACCTCGCCGGAATTGCCTTCGCGTTCGAAGAGGCGTCGTATCAGGCGGGCATCATCGCGGCGAGTGTGTCGCGCAGCAACAAGCTGGGCCTCATTGCCGGTCAGGAGTTTCCGCCGGTGCGCGCCAGCTTCGAGGCCTTCACGCGTGGCGCACGGTCGGTCAGGCCGGACATCGAAGTCATCACGTCCTACATCGGCAACTGGGAAGACGTGAGTGCGGCGCGCGAACAGGCGCTCGCACAGATCGGTCGCGGTGTGGACGTAATCTTTCAGAATGCGGACGCCGCCGGTCTGGGCATCTTTCAGGCGGCGCGAGAGAAGAAAATCCTCGCCTTCGGCACCAACGCCAACCAGAACGACGTCGCACCCGACGTCATTCTCGGCAGCGTCGTCATCGATCTGCCCAAGGCCTTCCTGCGCATCGCGCGGGAGATTCAGGCGGGCACGTTCACCGGTCGCGTCATCAATCTGGGTGTGAAGGACGATATCGTGCGTCTCGAGCTCAACGCGCAGCTCAAGGATCGCATTCCCGCCGCCGCCCTCGCCGCCAGCGACTCGGTTGGTGTCCTGCTGCGAAACGGCAGTTTCACCGCCCTGCAGGATCTGCAGTCCTGGACCACTCCGCCGGCGGCGTCCGGCGGCAAGTGAGCCATGGCGGTGAACAGTTGATGTCTGCTTCTGGTATTGCGCTGCATGACGTGGTGGCGGCGCTCGACACGGAACTGCGCACCGCGGACATCCCCGACTATCCGCCGGCCATGAACGGCCTGCAGGTGGCCAATCGTGGGATGGTGCACAAGGTGGCCGTGGCGGTGGACGCCTCACACGCCGCCGTGACGGCGGCCGCGCGCGAAGGCGCCGACCTGCTCGTGGTGCACCACGGGCTCTTCTGGGGCGGCGCGCAGCCGCTTACGGGGGTGCCCTACGCCAAGTTCAGCACCCTCTTTGGCGCCGACCTCGCCGTCTACAGCACGCATCTGCCACTCGACGCACACCCCACGCTGGGCAACAACGTGCAGCTGGCGGCCGCGCTGGGGCTCAACCCGACGGCCGGCTTCGCGCGCTTCAAGACCATCGAGATTGGTGTGTCCGGTGAGTGCGATGAGCCGACCGCGGACCTCATGACCCGCGTGCGGACCTTTGCTGCCGCCTACGGCAGTAGCGCGCGCAGCTCGGTCCCCGTCGAAGGACGGCGCACCAGACGTTGGGCCATTTGCACGGGCGGTGGCGCCAACAGCGACACGCTGCGCGAGGCGCGCGAGCGTGGCATCGACACCGTCATTGTGGGTGAGGGGCCGCACCACACCACGGTGGACGCGATTGAACACGACCTCTGCGTGATCTATGCCGGCCACTACGCCACCGAGACACTCGGCGTGCAGGCCGTCGGCGCCTGGCTGACGCAGCGCTTCGGCCTCCCGTCAACGTTCCTGCACCTGCCCACCGGATCGTGAGCACCAAGGCTGCGGGAGCGATGCTGCTCTCGCTGGAAGGCATCACGCATTCCTTCGGCAGCGTGCGCGCACTCGACGGCGCCTCGCTGCACCTGAAGCCGGGCACCGTGCACGCCCTGCTCGGTGAAAACGGGGCCGGCAAATCCACGCTCATGCGCGTGGCCTTCGGCATGCTCGCTCCCGATGAGGGCGTGTTGCGTTGGCAGGGCCAGAGCCTCACACTGCGATCACCGGCCGACGCACTCGCGCGTGGCATCGGCATGGTGCATCAGCACTTTTCGCTGGTGCCGGCCATGACCGTAGCGGAGAATGTGGCACTCGGTGGACACGGGCGCTTCCATCCGCGTGACGCGGCCGCACGAGTGCGCGCGCTGA
The sequence above is a segment of the Gemmatimonas sp. UBA7669 genome. Coding sequences within it:
- a CDS encoding BMP family protein, whose protein sequence is MIKSAISRFTLGVLAAGTLAACGGKQADGTADSAAAGASFKVALLTPGPISDRSWNGIAYEGLVGLRDSLGAQISHIQTRTPAEFEENFRQYGAQGYAMVIGNGFEYQEPAARVAGSYPRTNYVITSGRATAANLAGIAFAFEEASYQAGIIAASVSRSNKLGLIAGQEFPPVRASFEAFTRGARSVRPDIEVITSYIGNWEDVSAAREQALAQIGRGVDVIFQNADAAGLGIFQAAREKKILAFGTNANQNDVAPDVILGSVVIDLPKAFLRIAREIQAGTFTGRVINLGVKDDIVRLELNAQLKDRIPAAALAASDSVGVLLRNGSFTALQDLQSWTTPPAASGGK
- a CDS encoding Nif3-like dinuclear metal center hexameric protein produces the protein MSASGIALHDVVAALDTELRTADIPDYPPAMNGLQVANRGMVHKVAVAVDASHAAVTAAAREGADLLVVHHGLFWGGAQPLTGVPYAKFSTLFGADLAVYSTHLPLDAHPTLGNNVQLAAALGLNPTAGFARFKTIEIGVSGECDEPTADLMTRVRTFAAAYGSSARSSVPVEGRRTRRWAICTGGGANSDTLREARERGIDTVIVGEGPHHTTVDAIEHDLCVIYAGHYATETLGVQAVGAWLTQRFGLPSTFLHLPTGS